One genomic region from Labeo rohita strain BAU-BD-2019 chromosome 7, IGBB_LRoh.1.0, whole genome shotgun sequence encodes:
- the mef2ab gene encoding myocyte-specific enhancer factor 2A isoform X3: MGRKKIQITRIMDERNRQVTFTKRKFGLMKKAYELSVLCDCEIALIIFNSSNKLFQYASTDMDKVLLKYTEYNEPHESRTNSDIVEVLNKKEHRGCDSPDPEAPYVLTPHTEEKYQKINEEFDNMMRNHKIPAALGQQSYSIPLTLPITNPTTIQSYSTDSSLDTPVSLSGANMVSLSSNTLQSNNSPAVMDGMPGSSEVPLPNGVHSSHVANGFVCGSEGNSVGRVVSAKSQASSTVGRKPDLRVLIPPVCKGTAASLLPEEGDEHLTTDNSQSSQSLTTPVVSMATPSLHPQGLMYSAMTSSFTTDFALSSTEPSSLHSFSSPDSVTSGPGSSWKHSQHSQPGFSAQSSISIKSEPISPPRERAGHSLYPSIHTRPRPNSTQEVGRSPTESFSSSGSSYEGSDREDQRLDSHTVTATSGQSSRSSPESENQDDPSVKRMRTDSWVT, encoded by the exons ATGGGGCGAAAGAAGATCCAGATTACCCGCATAATGGATGAGAGAAACAGACAG GTGACGTTCACGAAGAGGAAGTTTGGTCTGATGAAGAAGGCGTACGAGCTCAGTGTTCTGTGTGACTGTGAAATAGCCTTGATTATCTTCAACAGCTCCAATAAGCTCTTCCAGTACGCCAGCACAGACATGGACAAGGTCTTGCTCAAGTACACAGAATACAACGAACCTCACGAGAGCAGAACCAACTCAGACATTGTAGAA GTGCTGAACAAGAAGGAACACAGAGGTTGTGACAGCCCAGATCCTGAAGCTCCGTATGTCCTCACACCTCACACAGAGGAGAAATATCAGAAGATTAATGAAGAGTTTGACAACATGATGAGAAATCACAAAATT CCGGCCGCTTTGGGTCAGCAGAGTTACTCGATACCTCTGACTTTGCCCATCACCAACCCCACCACAATACAGTCCTACAGTACAGACAGCTCTCTGGACACCCCAGTGTCCCTCAGCGGTGCGAACATGGTGTCTCTGTCCTCAAACACCCTCCAGAGCAACAACAGCCCTGCTGTCATGG ATGGCATGCCAGGTTCCTCAGAGGTCCCACTTCCAAATGGTGTGCACTCCAGTCATGTGG CTAATGGCTTTGTCTGCGGTTCAGAAGGAAACAGCGTGGGAAGAGTTGTTTCTGCAAAATCTCAAGCGTCGTCCACAGTGGGCCGCAAACCAGATCTCAGAGTGCTCATTCCTCCTGTGTGCAAAGGCACTGCTGCTTCACTG CTGCCAGAGGAAGGAGATGAACATTTG ACAACAGACAACTCTCAGTCCAGCCAATCACTGACCACACCCGTGGTATCCATGGCAACCCCCAGTCTGCATCCCCAGGGCCTTATGTACTCAGCCATGACCTCGTCATTCACTACAG ATTTTGCCTTGAGCAGTACAGAGCCCAGTTCTTTGCATAGCTTCAGTTCACCAGACTCTGTCACATCAGGACCAGGGTCTTCATGGAAACACAGTCAACATAGTCAGCCAGGCTTCAGTGCTCAGAG CTCCATCAGCATCAAATCAGAGCCCATCTCCCCTCCCAGAGAGCGTGCCGGCCACTCGCTGTACCCCAGCATCCACACCAGGCCTCGGCCCAACTCCACGCAGGAAGTGGGCCGCTCTCCTACCGAGAGCTTCAGCTCTTCCGGTAGTTCATATGAGGGCAGTGACCGTGAGGACCAGCGGCTGGACTCTCACACGGTCACCGCTACATCAGGACAAAGCAGTAGATCTTCGCCAGAGTCAGAGAACCAGGACGATCCCTCAGTCAAACGTATGCGCACAGACAGCTGGGTAACTTAG
- the mef2ab gene encoding myocyte-specific enhancer factor 2A isoform X1, with translation MGRKKIQITRIMDERNRQVTFTKRKFGLMKKAYELSVLCDCEIALIIFNSSNKLFQYASTDMDKVLLKYTEYNEPHESRTNSDIVEVLNKKEHRGCDSPDPEAPYVLTPHTEEKYQKINEEFDNMMRNHKIPAALGQQSYSIPLTLPITNPTTIQSYSTDSSLDTPVSLSGANMVSLSSNTLQSNNSPAVMDGMPGSSEVPLPNGVHSSHVANGFVCGSEGNSVGRVVSAKSQASSTVGRKPDLRVLIPPVCKGTAASLLPEEGDEHLTTDNSQSSQSLTTPVVSMATPSLHPQGLMYSAMTSSFTTDFALSSTEPSSLHSFSSPDSVTSGPGSSWKHSQHSQPGFSAQRTTQPQVHASDSSTSSISIKSEPISPPRERAGHSLYPSIHTRPRPNSTQEVGRSPTESFSSSGSSYEGSDREDQRLDSHTVTATSGQSSRSSPESENQDDPSVKRMRTDSWVT, from the exons ATGGGGCGAAAGAAGATCCAGATTACCCGCATAATGGATGAGAGAAACAGACAG GTGACGTTCACGAAGAGGAAGTTTGGTCTGATGAAGAAGGCGTACGAGCTCAGTGTTCTGTGTGACTGTGAAATAGCCTTGATTATCTTCAACAGCTCCAATAAGCTCTTCCAGTACGCCAGCACAGACATGGACAAGGTCTTGCTCAAGTACACAGAATACAACGAACCTCACGAGAGCAGAACCAACTCAGACATTGTAGAA GTGCTGAACAAGAAGGAACACAGAGGTTGTGACAGCCCAGATCCTGAAGCTCCGTATGTCCTCACACCTCACACAGAGGAGAAATATCAGAAGATTAATGAAGAGTTTGACAACATGATGAGAAATCACAAAATT CCGGCCGCTTTGGGTCAGCAGAGTTACTCGATACCTCTGACTTTGCCCATCACCAACCCCACCACAATACAGTCCTACAGTACAGACAGCTCTCTGGACACCCCAGTGTCCCTCAGCGGTGCGAACATGGTGTCTCTGTCCTCAAACACCCTCCAGAGCAACAACAGCCCTGCTGTCATGG ATGGCATGCCAGGTTCCTCAGAGGTCCCACTTCCAAATGGTGTGCACTCCAGTCATGTGG CTAATGGCTTTGTCTGCGGTTCAGAAGGAAACAGCGTGGGAAGAGTTGTTTCTGCAAAATCTCAAGCGTCGTCCACAGTGGGCCGCAAACCAGATCTCAGAGTGCTCATTCCTCCTGTGTGCAAAGGCACTGCTGCTTCACTG CTGCCAGAGGAAGGAGATGAACATTTG ACAACAGACAACTCTCAGTCCAGCCAATCACTGACCACACCCGTGGTATCCATGGCAACCCCCAGTCTGCATCCCCAGGGCCTTATGTACTCAGCCATGACCTCGTCATTCACTACAG ATTTTGCCTTGAGCAGTACAGAGCCCAGTTCTTTGCATAGCTTCAGTTCACCAGACTCTGTCACATCAGGACCAGGGTCTTCATGGAAACACAGTCAACATAGTCAGCCAGGCTTCAGTGCTCAGAG AACCACACAACCTCAAGTTCATGCTTCTGACTCTTCCACCAGCTCCATCAGCATCAAATCAGAGCCCATCTCCCCTCCCAGAGAGCGTGCCGGCCACTCGCTGTACCCCAGCATCCACACCAGGCCTCGGCCCAACTCCACGCAGGAAGTGGGCCGCTCTCCTACCGAGAGCTTCAGCTCTTCCGGTAGTTCATATGAGGGCAGTGACCGTGAGGACCAGCGGCTGGACTCTCACACGGTCACCGCTACATCAGGACAAAGCAGTAGATCTTCGCCAGAGTCAGAGAACCAGGACGATCCCTCAGTCAAACGTATGCGCACAGACAGCTGGGTAACTTAG
- the mef2ab gene encoding myocyte-specific enhancer factor 2A isoform X2, which translates to MGRKKIQITRIMDERNRQVTFTKRKFGLMKKAYELSVLCDCEIALIIFNSSNKLFQYASTDMDKVLLKYTEYNEPHESRTNSDIVEVLNKKEHRGCDSPDPEAPYVLTPHTEEKYQKINEEFDNMMRNHKIPAALGQQSYSIPLTLPITNPTTIQSYSTDSSLDTPVSLSGANMVSLSSNTLQSNNSPAVMDGMPGSSEVPLPNGVHSSHVANGFVCGSEGNSVGRVVSAKSQASSTVGRKPDLRVLIPPVCKGTAASLTTDNSQSSQSLTTPVVSMATPSLHPQGLMYSAMTSSFTTDFALSSTEPSSLHSFSSPDSVTSGPGSSWKHSQHSQPGFSAQRTTQPQVHASDSSTSSISIKSEPISPPRERAGHSLYPSIHTRPRPNSTQEVGRSPTESFSSSGSSYEGSDREDQRLDSHTVTATSGQSSRSSPESENQDDPSVKRMRTDSWVT; encoded by the exons ATGGGGCGAAAGAAGATCCAGATTACCCGCATAATGGATGAGAGAAACAGACAG GTGACGTTCACGAAGAGGAAGTTTGGTCTGATGAAGAAGGCGTACGAGCTCAGTGTTCTGTGTGACTGTGAAATAGCCTTGATTATCTTCAACAGCTCCAATAAGCTCTTCCAGTACGCCAGCACAGACATGGACAAGGTCTTGCTCAAGTACACAGAATACAACGAACCTCACGAGAGCAGAACCAACTCAGACATTGTAGAA GTGCTGAACAAGAAGGAACACAGAGGTTGTGACAGCCCAGATCCTGAAGCTCCGTATGTCCTCACACCTCACACAGAGGAGAAATATCAGAAGATTAATGAAGAGTTTGACAACATGATGAGAAATCACAAAATT CCGGCCGCTTTGGGTCAGCAGAGTTACTCGATACCTCTGACTTTGCCCATCACCAACCCCACCACAATACAGTCCTACAGTACAGACAGCTCTCTGGACACCCCAGTGTCCCTCAGCGGTGCGAACATGGTGTCTCTGTCCTCAAACACCCTCCAGAGCAACAACAGCCCTGCTGTCATGG ATGGCATGCCAGGTTCCTCAGAGGTCCCACTTCCAAATGGTGTGCACTCCAGTCATGTGG CTAATGGCTTTGTCTGCGGTTCAGAAGGAAACAGCGTGGGAAGAGTTGTTTCTGCAAAATCTCAAGCGTCGTCCACAGTGGGCCGCAAACCAGATCTCAGAGTGCTCATTCCTCCTGTGTGCAAAGGCACTGCTGCTTCACTG ACAACAGACAACTCTCAGTCCAGCCAATCACTGACCACACCCGTGGTATCCATGGCAACCCCCAGTCTGCATCCCCAGGGCCTTATGTACTCAGCCATGACCTCGTCATTCACTACAG ATTTTGCCTTGAGCAGTACAGAGCCCAGTTCTTTGCATAGCTTCAGTTCACCAGACTCTGTCACATCAGGACCAGGGTCTTCATGGAAACACAGTCAACATAGTCAGCCAGGCTTCAGTGCTCAGAG AACCACACAACCTCAAGTTCATGCTTCTGACTCTTCCACCAGCTCCATCAGCATCAAATCAGAGCCCATCTCCCCTCCCAGAGAGCGTGCCGGCCACTCGCTGTACCCCAGCATCCACACCAGGCCTCGGCCCAACTCCACGCAGGAAGTGGGCCGCTCTCCTACCGAGAGCTTCAGCTCTTCCGGTAGTTCATATGAGGGCAGTGACCGTGAGGACCAGCGGCTGGACTCTCACACGGTCACCGCTACATCAGGACAAAGCAGTAGATCTTCGCCAGAGTCAGAGAACCAGGACGATCCCTCAGTCAAACGTATGCGCACAGACAGCTGGGTAACTTAG